Proteins encoded together in one Felis catus isolate Fca126 chromosome B3, F.catus_Fca126_mat1.0, whole genome shotgun sequence window:
- the SNX33 gene encoding sorting nexin-33 gives MALKGRALYDFRSENKEEISIQQDEDLVIFSETSLDGWLQGQNSRGETGLFPASYVEIIRSGASSNHADYSNSPGSLGTQVSLYDSSSVASPSRSGGGGGFLSHQGSFEEDDDDDWDDWDDGCTVVEEPRAGGLGTNGHPPLNLSYPGAYPSQHMAYRPKPPLERQDSLASAKRGSVVGRNLNRFSCFVRSGVEAFILGDVPMMAKIAETYSIEMGPRGPQWKANPHPFACSVEDPTKQTKFKGIKSYISYKLTPTHAGSPVYRRYKHFDWLYNRLLHKFTVISVPHLPEKQATGRFEEDFIEKRKRRLILWMDHMTSHPVLSQYEGFQHFLSCLDDKQWKMGKRRAEKDEMVGASFLLTFQIPTEHQDLQDVEDRVDTFKAFSKKMDDSVLQLSTVASELVRKHVGGFRKEFQKLGNAFQAISHAFQLDPPFSSEALNSAISHTGRTYEAVGEMFAEQPKNDLFQMLDTLSLYQGLLSNFPDIIHLQKGAFAKVKESQRMSDEGRMAQDEADGIRRRCRVVGFALQAEMNHFHQRRELDFKHMMQNYLRQQILFYQRVGQQLEKTLRMYDNL, from the exons ATGGCACTGAAAGGCCGAGCCCTCTATGACTTCCGCAGCGAGAACAAAGAGGAAATCAGCATCCAGCAGGATGAGGACCTGGTCATCTTCAGTGAGACCTCGCTGGATGGCTGGCTGCAGGGCCAGAACAGCCGTGGTGAGACAGGGCTCTTCCCTGCCTCTTATGTAGAGATCATCCGTTCTGGTGCCAGCTCCAACCATGCTGACTATTCCAACAGCCCAGGCTCTCTGGGCACCCAGGTGAGCTTGTATGACAGCTCCAGTGTGGCCAGTCCTTCcaggagtggtggtggtggtggcttccTCTCGCACCAGGGCAGCTTCGAGGAAGACGATGATGATGACTGGGATGACTGGGACGACGGATGCACAGTGGTGGAGGAGCCTCGGGCCGGTGGGCTGGGCACCAACGGGCACCCCCCTCTCAACCTCTCCTACCCTGGTGCCTACCCCAGCCAGCACATGGCCTACCGGCCCAAGCCACCCCTGGAGCGACAGGACAGCCTGGCATCTGCCAAGCGTGGCAGTGTGGTGGGGCGTAACCTCAACCGTTTCTCGTGCTTCGTGCGCTCTGGGGTGGAGGCCTTTATCCTGGGTGATGTGCCCATGATGGCCAAGATCGCCGAGACATACTCCATTGAAATGGGCCCTCGTGGCCCCCAGTGGAAGGCCAACCCCCACCCGTTTGCCTGTTCAGTGGAGGACCCCACCAAACAGACCAAATTCAAGGGCATCAAAAGCTACATCTCTTACAAGCTCACACCTACCCACGCTGGCTCACCAGTCTACCGGCGCTACAAACACTTCGACTGGCTCTATAACCGCCTGCTGCACAAGTTCACCGTCATCTCCGTTCCCCACCTGCCAGAGAAGCAGGCCACAGGCCGCTTCGAGGAGGACTTTATTGAGAAGCGGAAGCGTCGGCTCATCCTCTGGATGGACCACATGACAAGCCACCCCGTGCTGTCCCAGTATGAGGGCTTCCAGCATTTCCTCAGCTGCCTGGATGACAAGCAGTGGAAGATGGGCAAACGCAGGGCAGAGAAGGATGAGATGGTGGGTGCCAGCTTCCTGCTCACCTTCCAGATCCCCACGGAGCACCAGGACCTGCAGGATGTGGAGGACCGTGTGGACACCTTCAAGGCCTTCAGCAAGAAGATGGACGACAGTGTCCTGCAGCTCAGCACCGTAGCATCAGAGCTGGTGCGCAAGCACGTGGGGGGCTTCCGCAAGGAATTCCAGAAGCTGGGCAATGCCTTCCAGGCCATCAGTCATGCCTTCCAGTTGGACCCCCCCTTTAGCTCCGAGGCCCTCAACAGTGCTATTTCTCACACGGGCCGTACCTATGAAGCTGTGGGTGAGATGTTTGCTGAGCAGCCCAAGAACGACCTCTTCCAGATGCTCGACACGCTCTCTCTCTACCAGGGCCTGCTCTCCAACTTCCCTGACATCATCCACCTGCAGAAAG GCGCCTTCGCCAAGGTGAAGGAGAGCCAACGCATGAGTGACGAGGGCCGCATGGCACAGGACGAGGCAGATGGCATTCGTAGGCGCTGCCGCGTGGTGGGCTTCGCCCTGCAGGCTGAAATGAACCACTTCCACCAGCGCCGTGAGCTCGACTTCAA
- the IMP3 gene encoding U3 small nucleolar ribonucleoprotein protein IMP3: protein MVRKLKFHEQKLLKQVDFLNWEVTDHNLHELRVLRRYRLQRREDYTRYNQLSRAVRELARRLRDLPERDPFRVRASAALLDKLYALGLVPTRGSLELCDFVTASSFCRRRLPTVLLKLRMAQHLQAAVAFVEQGHVRVGPDVVTDPAFLVTRSMEDFVTWVDSSKIKRHVLEYNEERDDFDLEA from the coding sequence ATGGTGCGGAAGCTTAAGTTCCACGAGCAGAAGCTGCTGAAGCAGGTGGACTTCCTGAACTGGGAGGTCACTGACCACAACCTACACGAGCTGCGCGTGTTGCGGCGTTATCGGCTGCAGCGGCGGGAGGACTACACGCGCTACAACCAGCTGAGCCGGGCTGTGCGTGAGTTGGCGCGGCGCCTGCGCGACCTACCCGAGCGCGACCCGTTTCGCGTGCGCGCCTCGGCCGCGCTGCTGGACAAGTTGTATGCTCTCGGCCTGGTGCCCACGCGCGGCTCACTCGAGCTCTGCGACTTCGTCACGGCCTCGTCCTTCTGCCGCCGCCGACTGCCCACCGTGCTCTTGAAGCTGCGCATGGCGCAGCACCTCCAGGCCGCCGTGGCCTTCGTGGAACAGGGCCACGTGCGCGTGGGCCCCGACGTGGTCACTGACCCCGCCTTCCTTGTCACACGCAGCATGGAGGACTTTGTCACCTGGGTAGACTCGTCCAAGATCAAGCGGCACGTGCTGGAGTACAATGAGGAGCGCGATGACTTCGATCTGGAGGCCTAG